Proteins from a single region of Hordeum vulgare subsp. vulgare chromosome 6H, MorexV3_pseudomolecules_assembly, whole genome shotgun sequence:
- the LOC123401223 gene encoding uncharacterized protein LOC123401223 yields the protein MHRQLNLSPAPKQQQQHDDGDGGDAVEAVPLWVPEQSAEAKADKAPGGRPERSIHLIPLLTFLCFLLLFLCSHAPSSSDMSSFGGGGGRKAGNRRLMLLL from the exons ATGCACAGGCAGCTCAACCTCTCGCCGGCgccgaagcagcagcagcagcacgacgacggcgacggcggcgacgccgTGGAGGCGGTCCCCCTCTGGGTGCCCGAGCAGTCCGCCGAGGCCAAGGCCGACAAGGCGCCCGGCGGCCGCCCGGAGAGGTCCATCCACCTCATCCCGCTGCTCACCTTCCtctgcttcctcctcctcttcctctgctCCCACGCCCCTTCCTCCTCCG ATATGTCgagcttcggcggcggcggcgggcggaagGCTGGCAACCGGAGGCTGATGCTGCTGCTATAA
- the LOC123401221 gene encoding binding partner of ACD11 1-like, whose product MASTVKVHNVSLQASERVIKEFFSFSGDIVHVEMQSGDERSQFAYITFRDEQEAERAMLLTGATIVDMAVIITPATNYQLPAAVLADLESKSPSGIESALRKAEDVAGSMLAKGFILGKDAVEKAKTFDETHQLTSTASAKVSSIDKSLGLSEKISTSTVVVNEKMKEMDEKYQVAEKTKSALVAAEQTVSTAGSKIMSNRYVLTGAAWVTGAYSKVATTATEAYNRERTTAEQDGEPAKSSEEVGQESKRQEGDPAKVPVPENTETSQMADQAGECPKTNKPEDTEMGGGEQKNQDGEIAKAQTQENTEITAEEHKHQEDELPKAITPESVLMAEQTEQEHKQPVSEVASSDIPGGPVTIPVCMATDDGNSSNSPKKPGPA is encoded by the exons ATGGCTAGCACAGTAAAGGTCCACAATGTCTCACTTCAAGCATCAGAACGAGTTATCAAGGAGTTCTTTAGCTTTTCTGGTGACATCGTACATGTCGAAATGCAAAG TGGTGATGAGCGTTCTCAATTCGCCTACATCACCTTCAGAGATGAGCAAGAAGCGGAGAGGGCAATGCTTTTGACA GGTGCGACTATAGTGGATATGGCTGTCATCATCACCCCAGCCACAAATTACCAGCTACCAGCAGCCGTTTTAGCTGATTTGGAG TCTAAAAGTCCTAGTGGCATAGAATCTGCCCTTCGAAAGGCAGAGGATGTTGCTGGTTCCATGTTGGCCAAAGGATTTATTCTTGGCAAGGACGCCGTTGAAAAGGCAAAGACTTTTGATGAAACACATCAGCTCACGTCGACTGCAAGTGCTAAAGTATCTTCCATTGATAAGAGTCTGGGCCTAAGCGAGAAGATCAGCACTAGCACCGTAGTGGTGAATGAGAAGATGAAGGAAATGGATGAGAAATACCAGGTGGCAGAGAAGACCAAGTCTGCATTGGTAGCTGCGGAGCAGACAGTTTCTACTGCTGGTTCCAAGATCATGAGCAACAGATATGTCCTTACTGGGGCAGCATGGGTGACTGGTGCCTACAGCAAGGTTGCGACGACTGCGACTGAGGCCTACAATAGGGAAAGGACAACGGCCGAGCAGGATGGTGAACCTGCAAAGAGTTCTGAAGAGGTTGGACAAGAGAGCAAGCGTCAGGAAGGCGATCCAGCTAAGGTGCCTGTTCCAGAAAATACTGAAACCAGCCAAATGGCTGATCAGGCGGGCGAATGTCCAAAGACCAACAAACCAGAAGATACTGAAATGGGTGGCGGCGAACAGAAAAATCAAGATGGTGAAATCGCAAAGGCCCAAACTCAGGAAAACACTGAAATAACTGCCGAGGAGCATAAGCATCAGGAGGATGAGTTACCAAAGGCCATCACACCTGAAAGTGTTCTGATGGCTGAGCAAACCGAGCAGGAACACAAGCAACCGGTGTCTGAAGTTGCAAGCAGCGATATTCCAGGCGGCCCTGTAACCATCCCGGTCTGCATGGCCACTGATGATGGGAATTCTAGCAATTCTCCAAAGAAGCCCGGACCTGCCTAG
- the LOC123401224 gene encoding uncharacterized protein LOC123401224, whose translation MAKAGGGLIWATAEDLARSRPVVLSMYRQILRALNSPALPLGHAARLAKKAECRAIFIFGAEERSLHNIQDLLDAARHTLGLLNRGRLP comes from the coding sequence atgGCGAAGGCCGGCGGGGGGCTGATCTGGGCGACGGCGGAGGACCTGGCGCGGAGCCGGCCGGTGGTGCTGTCCATGTACCGGCAGATCCTGCGGGCGCTCAACTCGCCGGCGCTGCCGCTGGGCCACGCGGCGCGGCTGGCCAAGAAGGCCGAGTGCCGCGCCATCTTCATCTTCGGTGCCGAGGAGAGGTCGCTGCACAACATCCAGGACCTCCTCGACGCCGCGCGCCACACCCTCGGCCTCCTCAACCGCGGCCGCCTCCCCTAG
- the LOC123401225 gene encoding oligopeptide transporter 4-like, with protein MGEIAADERGLAGGKGSGSESESEETSPIEEVRLTVPPGDDPTLPVWTFRMWSIGLLSCALMSFLNQFFSYRTEPLIVTQITVQVASLPMGHFLARVLPRRTFRAPGGGEWSLNPGPFNMKEHVLISIFANAGYAFGNGNAYAVMIVDIIRAFYGRSISFIAAWLLITTTQVLGYGWAGLMRKYVVEPAHMWWPSTLVQVSLFRALHEKEQSSKGSRQISRSKFFLVALICSFAWYVVPGYLFPALTSISWVCWVFSKSVTAQQLGSGMKGLGLGAFTLDWSAVSSFLFSPLISPFFATANIFVGYVCFLYVLVPTAYWGMNLYNAKTFPIFSSHLFMSNGSAYQITDIVNQQFQLDTEAYARLGRINLSTFFALSYGLSFATIASTITHVGIFYGKEIYQRFRASQQEEPDIHTKLMRKYDDIPAWWFYSLTVLSMTVSLILCTVLKDQVQLPWWGLLFACGMAFVFTLPISIITATTNQTPGLNVITEYAMGLIMPGYPIANVCFKVYGYMSMSQAVAFLSDFKLGHYMKIPPRSMFIVQFAGTLVAGTVNLSVAWWLLGSVENICQDQLLPPDSPWTCPGDRVFFDASVIWGLVGPKRIFGSHGNYEAVNWFFLIGAAGPVIVYIFHRIFPRQRWILMINLPVLIGATANMPPATAVNYNSWLLIGTIFNFFVFRYRKKWWQRYNYILSAALDAGVAFMAVLLYFTLTMENRTVNWWGTAGEHCPLASCPTAKGVDLGPDSACPVF; from the exons ATGGGTGAGATAGCGGCGGACGAGCGCGGGCTCGCCGGCGGCAAGGGGTCGGGGTCGGAGTCGGAgtcggaggagacgtccccgatcGAGGAGGTCCGGCTGACGGTCCCGCCCGGCGACGACCCGACGCTGCCGGTGTGGACGTTCCGGATGTGGAGCATCGGGCTGCTCTCCTGCGCGCTCATGAGCTTCCTCAACCAGTTCTTCTCCTACCGGACGGAGCCGCTGATCGTGACCCAGATCACGGTGCAGGTGGCGTCGCTGCCCATGGGCCACTTCCTTGCCCGCGTGCTCCCGCGCCGCACCTTCCGGGCGCCCGGCGGCGGGGAGTGGAGCCTCAACCCGGGGCCCTTCAACATGAAGGAGCACGTGCTCATCTCCATCTTCGCCAATGCCGGCTACGCCTTCGGCAACGGCAACGCCTACGCCGTCATGATCGTCGACATCATCCGCGCCTTCTACGGCCGCTCCATCTCCTTCATCGCCGCCTGGCTCCTCATCACCACCACCCAG GTGCTCGGGTACGGGTGGGCGGGGCTGATGCGCAAGTACGTGGTGGAGCCGGCGCACATGTGGTGGCCGAGCACGCTCGTCCAGGTCTCGCTCTTCCG GGCACTGCACGAGAAGGAGCAGTCTTCCAAAGGCTCGCGTCAGATCTCCCGCTCAAAGTTCTTCCTGGTGGCGCTCATCTGCAGCTTCGCGTGGTACGTCGTGCCGGGCTACCTCTTCCCGGCGCTCACCTCCATCTCATGGGTCTGCTGGGTCTTCTCCAAGTCCGTGACGGCGCAGCAGCTCGGCTCGGGTATGAAGGGCCTGGGCCTCGGAGCCTTCACACTCGACTGGTCGGccgtctcctccttcctcttcagCCCACTCATCTCACCCTTCTTCGCCACCGCCAACATCTTCGTCGGCTATGTCTGCTTCCTTTACGTGCTCGTGCCCACGGCATACTGGGGGATGAACCTCTACAACGCCAAGACGTTCCCCATATTCTCCTCGCACCTGTTCATGTCTAACGGATCCGCATATCAGATCACTGACATTGTGAACCAGCAGTTCCAGCTTGACACGGAGGCGTATGCAAGGCTCGGAAGGATAAACCTCAGCACCTTCTTCGCGCTCTCTTATGGGCTCAGCTTCGCCACCATTGCCTCCACCATCACGCACGTCGGCATCTTCTACGGAAA GGAGATCTACCAAAGGTTCCGAGCTTCGCAGCAGGAGGAGCCTGACATCCACACGAAGCTGATGAGGAAGTACGACGACATACCAGCGTGGTGGTTCTACTCCCTGACGGTATTGTCGATGACAGTGTCCCTCATCCTCTGCACCGTCCTCAAGGACCAGGTTCAGCTCCCATGGTGGGGCCTCCTCTTCGCCTGTGGCATGGCCTTCGTCTTCACGCTCCCCATAAGCATCATTACTGCAACCACTAACCAG ACTCCTGGCCTGAATGTCATCACTGAATATGCAATGGGGCTAATAATGCCTGGATACCCCATCGCCAATGTCTGCTTCAAGGTGTACGGCTACATGAGCATGTCGCAGGCAGTTGCATTCCTCTCAGATTTCAAGCTCGGACACTACATGAAGATACCTCCAAGATCAATGTTCATTGTTCAG TTTGCCGGTACGCTGGTGGCCGGGACTGTCAACCTCAGCGTGGCATGGTGGCTGCTTGGCTCTGTCGAGAACATCTGCCAGGaccaactgctgccaccagacaGCCCATGGACGTGCCCTGGTGACCGTGTCTTCTTTGATGCATCCGTTATCTGGGGCCTTGTTGGCCCGAAGCGCATTTTCGGGTCACATGGTAACTATGAAGCCGTCAACTGGTTCTTCCTCATCGGCGCAGCAGGCCCTGTCATCGTGTACATTTTCCACAGGATATTCCCCAGGCAGAGGTGGATACTAATGATAAACCTGCCAGTGCTCATCGGCGCTACAGCCAACATGCCACCAGCGACAGCCGTGAACTACAACTCGTGGCTGCTGATAGGCACCATCTTCAACTTCTTCGTGTTCCGGTACCGGAAGAAGTGGTGGCAGAGGTACAACTACATCCTCTCTGCCGCGCTCGATGCAGGCGTCGCGTTCATGGCGGTGCTGCTGTACTTCACACTGACCATGGAGAACCGGACAGTCAACTGGTGGGGCACGGCCGGTGAGCACTGTCCTCTGGCCTCATGCCCCACTGCTAAAGGGGTAGACTTGGGCCCTGATAGCGCGTGCCCTGTGTTCTAA